TCCTGTGCCAGCAACTGCTTCTCGTAGACTTTAAAGAACGGGAAGTAAATGATGGCCGAGACCACCGCCAGCACAATCACCAGCAGCGCGGCGCGGAAATCCCAGCCCAGCGCCCAGGCCGCGCCAACCGGCGCTGGTGCGGTCCACGGCACGACAGAAATCACACGGCCAATTAAATCAAATTTCATCGCCGCCCATGCCAGCACCGCGTTCAGCATTGGGGCCAGCAGGAATGGAATAAAGAAAACCGGGTTCATTACTATCGGCGTGCCGAAAATCACCGGTTCATTGATGTTGAAAATACTGGGCACTACGCTGAGCCGTCCTATCGAGCGAAGATGCGCGGAGCGGCTACGCAGATAACAGAACACCAGCCCCATTGTCGCCCCGGAACCGCCAATTACAATAAAGAAGGTCCAGAACGCTTCCATAAAAATATGCGGCAGCGGCGCGCTCTGCGCCAGTGCCGTCTGGTTAAGCCCGAGGTTGGTCAGCCAGAACATCTGCAGCATACCGGAGACAATCGCCGCGCCGTGAATGCCTGCAAACCACAGCAGATGGGCAATCAGCACCGCTAACAGAATGGCGGGCAGCGAATCGGCCGCCGACACCAGCGGTTTAAAGATAGCCATGATCGCCTGTGGGATCAGAAGGTCGAACTGCGACTGAATTAACAGGCTCAGCGGATACAGCGTCAGCACGACGACCAGTACCGGGATCAACAGATCGAAAGAGTTTTTGATCATCGGCGGCACCTGTTCCGGCAGGCGTATGCCGATGTTAT
This sequence is a window from Cronobacter sakazakii. Protein-coding genes within it:
- a CDS encoding PTS sugar transporter subunit IIC; this encodes MSANHAAFNVIFRFVENYVSPIASRISAQRHVMAIRDGFISAMPFMIVGSFLLVFAYPPFSPDTTLGFARAWLDLAKQFEGQILTPFDMTMGIMSIYICAAIAYNLGKHYVKSHQLDPFMCAMLSLMAFMLVAAPKTKGTLPVDSLGGTGIFTAILVAIYCVEMMRFLKAHNIGIRLPEQVPPMIKNSFDLLIPVLVVVLTLYPLSLLIQSQFDLLIPQAIMAIFKPLVSAADSLPAILLAVLIAHLLWFAGIHGAAIVSGMLQMFWLTNLGLNQTALAQSAPLPHIFMEAFWTFFIVIGGSGATMGLVFCYLRSRSAHLRSIGRLSVVPSIFNINEPVIFGTPIVMNPVFFIPFLLAPMLNAVLAWAAMKFDLIGRVISVVPWTAPAPVGAAWALGWDFRAALLVIVLAVVSAIIYFPFFKVYEKQLLAQEAEEALKEAQGAGEQAA